One genomic segment of Stenotrophomonas sp. 704A1 includes these proteins:
- the tatA gene encoding Sec-independent protein translocase subunit TatA encodes MGSFSIWHWLVVLAIVLLVFGTKRLTSGAKDLGSAVKEFKKGMRDEDKPNAQLGDESRSQDAARTAQDEHDRNAR; translated from the coding sequence ATGGGCAGTTTCAGCATCTGGCATTGGTTGGTCGTGCTGGCCATCGTCCTGCTGGTGTTCGGCACCAAGCGCCTGACCAGCGGCGCCAAGGACCTCGGTTCTGCGGTCAAGGAATTCAAGAAGGGCATGCGCGACGAAGACAAGCCGAACGCGCAGCTGGGCGACGAGTCGCGCAGCCAGGACGCCGCGCGCACCGCGCAGGACGAGCACGACCGCAACGCACGTTGA
- a CDS encoding lipid-binding SYLF domain-containing protein codes for MRRPIQALLIAASLLSSQAMAGPQEDQRARNAVRVLAEIQEIPEQGIPDKLLDEGRAVIVIPDTIKAGLVIGGRRGHGLMSVRMPNGAWSNPVFIKLTGGSIGFQAGVQSSDVVLVFRNDRSLDNLVNGKFTLGADAGVAAGPVGRNAAAATDGQLKAEIWSWSRARGLFAGVALDGAILQIDDAANLDAYGSNTTPRMIFEGRAAGSPSMDVVAFRDRLEEATYAARNNRTGEAAPRPAASAAPAPVQAPPAAPAAPAEATTAPLQAVPQTPPPAQQGFQPVNDGEIRTETLGNN; via the coding sequence ATGCGTCGCCCGATCCAAGCCCTGCTGATCGCCGCCAGCCTGCTGTCCAGCCAGGCCATGGCCGGACCGCAGGAAGACCAGCGCGCCCGCAACGCGGTGCGCGTCCTGGCTGAAATCCAGGAAATCCCTGAACAGGGTATTCCGGACAAATTGCTCGACGAAGGCCGCGCGGTCATCGTCATTCCCGACACGATCAAGGCAGGCCTGGTCATCGGTGGCCGCCGCGGCCACGGCCTGATGTCGGTCCGCATGCCCAACGGCGCGTGGTCGAACCCGGTATTCATCAAGCTCACCGGTGGCAGCATCGGCTTCCAGGCCGGTGTGCAGTCGTCGGATGTGGTGCTGGTGTTCCGCAATGACCGCAGCCTCGACAACCTGGTCAACGGCAAGTTCACCCTTGGCGCCGATGCCGGCGTTGCCGCCGGCCCGGTCGGCCGCAACGCGGCGGCGGCCACCGATGGCCAGCTGAAGGCCGAGATCTGGTCGTGGTCGCGTGCGCGTGGCCTGTTCGCCGGCGTGGCGCTGGATGGCGCGATCCTGCAGATCGACGACGCGGCCAACCTGGATGCCTATGGCAGCAACACCACGCCGCGGATGATCTTCGAGGGGCGTGCGGCCGGTTCGCCGTCGATGGATGTGGTCGCCTTCCGCGATCGCCTGGAAGAGGCCACCTACGCGGCGCGCAACAACCGCACTGGCGAGGCCGCACCGCGCCCGGCCGCCAGCGCCGCACCGGCCCCTGTTCAGGCGCCGCCGGCCGCCCCGGCCGCGCCGGCTGAAGCGACCACCGCCCCGCTGCAGGCGGTGCCGCAGACCCCGCCGCCGGCACAGCAGGGCTTCCAGCCGGTCAACGATGGTGAAATCCGCACCGAGACACTGGGCAACAACTGA
- the hemH gene encoding ferrochelatase has translation MLDAPDTAVLAVNLGTPETPTAPAVRRYLAEFLSDPRVVAIPPLLWLPLLRGLILPLRSGRSAAKYAQVWLADGSPLMVHTRQLAQAMQALLPTLRVRHAMRYGAPALTAELDRLAAEGVRRIVVLPLYPQYSTTTTASVEDRVDAWQRRNPGITVSLVQDYSIDPDWVAAVAASIRHHWQQHGRGQKLMFSFHGIPQRLADAGDPYPQRCEASARAIAAALDLTADQWQLGYQSRFGRERWLQPYAEPSLWALADAGVKRIDVVCPGFATDCLETLEEVAMGFSETLAERGAQMHYIPCLNASAEHARALARLAVASLA, from the coding sequence ATGCTCGACGCACCCGATACCGCCGTGCTGGCGGTCAACCTAGGCACGCCCGAGACGCCGACGGCTCCTGCCGTACGCCGTTACCTGGCTGAATTCCTCTCCGACCCGCGTGTGGTCGCGATCCCGCCGCTGCTGTGGCTGCCGCTCCTGCGTGGCCTGATCCTGCCGCTGCGCAGCGGCCGGTCGGCGGCCAAATACGCCCAGGTGTGGCTGGCGGACGGTTCACCACTGATGGTCCACACCCGCCAGCTGGCGCAGGCGATGCAGGCGCTGCTGCCAACACTGCGCGTGCGCCACGCCATGCGCTACGGCGCGCCGGCGCTGACCGCCGAACTGGACCGGCTCGCGGCCGAGGGCGTGCGCCGCATCGTGGTGCTGCCGCTGTACCCGCAGTATTCGACCACCACCACCGCGTCGGTCGAGGATCGGGTCGATGCCTGGCAGCGCCGCAATCCCGGCATCACCGTCAGCCTGGTGCAGGATTATTCGATCGACCCGGACTGGGTTGCCGCCGTCGCCGCGTCGATCCGGCACCACTGGCAGCAGCATGGCCGCGGCCAGAAGCTGATGTTTTCCTTCCATGGCATTCCACAGCGCCTGGCCGACGCCGGTGATCCCTACCCGCAGCGGTGCGAGGCCAGTGCCCGTGCCATTGCCGCCGCACTCGACCTGACCGCCGACCAATGGCAGCTGGGCTATCAGTCGCGCTTCGGCCGCGAACGCTGGCTGCAACCGTATGCCGAGCCGAGCCTGTGGGCATTGGCGGATGCGGGGGTGAAGCGGATTGACGTGGTCTGCCCCGGGTTTGCCACCGATTGCCTGGAAACGCTGGAGGAAGTCGCGATGGGATTCAGCGAGACGCTGGCCGAGCGCGGTGCGCAGATGCACTACATCCCCTGCCTCAATGCCAGTGCCGAGCACGCGCGCGCATTGGCACGCCTGGCCGTGGCATCGCTGGCATGA
- a CDS encoding alpha/beta fold hydrolase, which yields MSLQPFELEVGGARVAGLRQRGPGPRVLALHGWLDNAASFVPMAPHLPELDLVAIDLPGHGHSAHLPVGAVYTTPAAITHVLDVADALGWDRFCLVGHSMGAGIASLTAAVSDRVERLVAIEALGGLRGPEDETASRLRDHVTASRALSRKQLRVFPDLAAPIRARMMTNQLSEGCARLLVERGVEAVAGGYRWCSDPRLMLPTAIRLSEGQIDNLLQAIACPTQVIYATPAQPYYPEPMRSQRLQHLRDGRLAVFPGNHHLHMEQPAQCAAVIEAFLGANGNAG from the coding sequence ATGAGCCTGCAGCCGTTTGAACTGGAGGTGGGCGGTGCCCGTGTCGCCGGCCTGCGCCAGCGCGGGCCGGGTCCGCGCGTACTGGCACTGCACGGTTGGCTCGACAACGCTGCCAGCTTCGTACCGATGGCGCCGCATCTGCCGGAGCTGGACCTGGTGGCGATCGACCTGCCGGGGCACGGCCACAGTGCGCATCTGCCGGTCGGTGCGGTCTACACCACGCCGGCGGCGATCACCCACGTACTGGATGTCGCCGATGCGCTCGGCTGGGACCGGTTCTGCCTGGTCGGGCACTCGATGGGCGCCGGCATCGCCAGCCTCACCGCTGCGGTCAGCGACCGCGTCGAGAGGCTGGTGGCCATCGAGGCGCTGGGTGGCCTGCGCGGGCCGGAAGACGAAACTGCGTCCCGCCTGCGCGACCATGTGACGGCAAGCCGCGCCCTGTCGCGCAAGCAGCTGCGTGTATTCCCCGACCTGGCCGCGCCGATACGCGCGCGGATGATGACCAACCAGCTCAGTGAAGGATGCGCGCGGCTGCTGGTCGAGCGTGGCGTGGAAGCGGTGGCGGGCGGCTATCGCTGGTGCAGCGATCCGCGCCTGATGCTGCCCACCGCAATCCGGCTCAGCGAAGGCCAGATCGACAACCTGCTGCAGGCCATCGCCTGCCCCACCCAGGTCATCTACGCCACGCCCGCACAGCCGTACTACCCCGAGCCGATGCGCAGCCAGCGACTGCAGCACCTGCGTGACGGCCGCCTGGCGGTGTTCCCCGGCAACCATCATCTGCACATGGAACAGCCGGCCCAGTGTGCTGCGGTGATCGAGGCCTTCCTCGGCGCCAACGGCAACGCCGGCTGA
- a CDS encoding methyl-accepting chemotaxis protein has protein sequence MSLVPSRPPDPGRPPYLQQLARRGDRRLLLGSAVLALCAVAAAARTGTSPSALIAAACVLPAAWLGGRHAGQAVARNGLAILLAVQVALLCRLAALDVALPTALLLGALLGHRDRLPLWLAGLVGVLASLLPLFGGADLRTALFNAGTAAALAVLLGQAAARLRQQSEALGQEPRRLAALARDIATGASLDAHTDATAQAPGSLAHALASTARHVQAQRARDAVIHAENAQIRQALDVSRTAMMIADTDHVIRYVNRSVVALLRNQQATLRQAFPDFDAERLVGSSIHRFHADPARIRGILNGLQATHNGKVRIGPVHFAQVVTPVFDAQGARLGFAVEWHDRTHELTLENAVAGIVDAAAHGDLEQRLRSSEGASFLDGLTGGINQLLDTLGTTVDEVRQMLSAMASGDLERRIQGEHHGAFAAIQRDANATAGQLARMVGHIQHCAAAISTAAREIAAGNSALSERSERQAAHLQETAASMEELTATVRQNADHAQQASTLAASTQQAANQGDQAMQRVVDTMQAIQAASKRIGDITGVIDGIAFQTNILALNAAVEAARAGEQGRGFAVVASEVRVLAQRSAAAAQEIKGLIDEAGRQVGEGAQLVADAGQRMRGIVAGVENVSHLMHEISAASQEQSGGIEQINQTVVQMDQATQQNAALVEEAAAAARELQSQAAALTQAVSVFGQAQAQRPALIA, from the coding sequence ATGTCCCTTGTTCCCTCGCGCCCGCCCGATCCGGGCCGCCCTCCCTATCTGCAGCAGCTGGCGCGGCGGGGTGATCGCCGCTTGCTGCTGGGAAGCGCCGTGCTGGCGCTGTGCGCGGTTGCTGCGGCCGCCCGTACAGGGACGTCGCCGAGCGCACTGATCGCCGCCGCCTGTGTGCTGCCGGCCGCATGGCTGGGCGGCCGCCACGCCGGCCAGGCGGTGGCGCGCAACGGTCTGGCGATCCTGCTGGCCGTGCAGGTGGCCCTGCTGTGCCGGCTGGCGGCGCTGGACGTCGCCCTTCCCACCGCGCTGCTGCTCGGCGCGCTGCTGGGCCATCGCGACCGCCTGCCACTGTGGCTGGCCGGCCTTGTGGGCGTGCTGGCCTCGCTGCTGCCACTGTTCGGTGGTGCCGATCTGCGCACGGCGCTCTTCAATGCCGGCACCGCGGCCGCGCTGGCGGTACTGCTTGGCCAGGCCGCCGCACGGCTGCGCCAGCAGAGCGAGGCGCTCGGCCAGGAACCGCGCCGCCTGGCGGCGCTGGCGCGCGACATCGCGACCGGTGCCTCGCTCGACGCACACACCGACGCCACCGCGCAGGCGCCGGGTTCGCTGGCACACGCGCTGGCCAGCACCGCGCGCCACGTGCAGGCACAACGCGCGCGTGACGCGGTGATCCATGCAGAGAACGCGCAGATCCGCCAGGCCCTGGACGTCTCGCGTACGGCGATGATGATTGCCGACACCGACCACGTCATCCGCTACGTCAACCGTTCGGTGGTGGCGCTGCTGCGCAACCAGCAGGCAACACTGCGCCAGGCATTCCCGGATTTCGACGCCGAGCGCCTGGTCGGCAGCAGCATCCATCGTTTCCATGCAGACCCGGCCCGCATCCGCGGCATCCTCAACGGGCTGCAGGCCACGCACAACGGCAAGGTGCGGATCGGCCCGGTGCATTTTGCACAGGTGGTCACACCGGTGTTCGACGCGCAGGGCGCGCGACTGGGTTTCGCCGTGGAATGGCATGACCGCACCCATGAACTGACCCTGGAGAACGCGGTGGCCGGCATTGTCGACGCCGCCGCCCACGGCGACCTGGAGCAGCGCTTGCGCAGCAGCGAAGGGGCCAGCTTCCTCGACGGCCTGACCGGCGGCATCAACCAGCTGCTGGATACACTGGGCACGACCGTGGATGAAGTGCGGCAGATGCTCTCGGCAATGGCCAGCGGTGATCTGGAGCGGCGCATCCAGGGCGAGCATCACGGCGCATTCGCCGCGATCCAGCGCGATGCCAACGCCACCGCCGGCCAGCTGGCGCGCATGGTCGGTCATATCCAGCACTGCGCTGCGGCGATCAGCACCGCAGCTCGCGAGATCGCAGCCGGCAACAGCGCGCTGTCCGAACGCAGCGAGCGCCAGGCGGCACACCTGCAGGAAACGGCCGCATCGATGGAGGAACTCACCGCGACCGTGCGCCAGAATGCGGACCATGCGCAGCAGGCCAGCACGCTGGCCGCATCGACCCAGCAGGCAGCCAATCAGGGCGACCAGGCGATGCAGCGGGTCGTGGACACGATGCAGGCGATCCAGGCGGCGTCGAAGCGCATTGGCGACATTACCGGCGTGATCGACGGCATTGCCTTCCAGACCAATATCCTGGCGTTGAATGCTGCGGTCGAGGCGGCACGTGCCGGTGAGCAGGGGCGGGGGTTCGCCGTGGTCGCCAGCGAGGTGCGGGTGCTGGCCCAGCGATCGGCCGCCGCCGCACAGGAAATCAAGGGCCTGATCGACGAGGCCGGACGCCAGGTCGGCGAAGGCGCCCAGCTGGTGGCCGATGCGGGCCAGCGCATGCGCGGCATCGTGGCGGGGGTGGAGAATGTCAGCCACCTGATGCATGAGATCTCAGCGGCGTCGCAGGAGCAGTCCGGCGGCATCGAGCAGATCAACCAGACCGTGGTGCAGATGGACCAGGCGACGCAGCAGAACGCTGCCCTGGTGGAGGAAGCCGCTGCCGCAGCCCGTGAACTGCAGTCGCAGGCCGCAGCGCTGACCCAGGCGGTCTCGGTATTCGGCCAGGCGCAAGCGCAGCGTCCTGCGCTGATTGCCTGA
- a CDS encoding benzoate/H(+) symporter BenE family transporter, protein MTTQVRQGWWRDLSMPAIVAGFITVLVGFASSALIVFQAAQAVGADQAQIASWMWALGLGMGVTCIGLSLRYRVPVVTAWSTPGAAMLVVGAGGASLSDATGAFLLAAVLGMLAGFSGVFARLMQRVPMALAAGMLAGVLLRFGLDVFVAMGTQRGLALAMFGTWLLGRRLFPRYAVIATLLAGIAIAASLGMLQAQQVHLQLAVPHWVTPTLSWTAVVGVALPLFVVTMASQNIPGVAVMRASGYDAPVSPVIGWIGVVNTVLAPFGAYALNLAAITAAICMGRDAHENPARRYTAAMAAGAFYIVIGLFGATVAALFAAFPTELVACVAGIALFGTIGNSLASALAVERDREAALVTFLVTASGMSLGGIGSAFWGLVAGSLCLLVLRPRAPAQR, encoded by the coding sequence ATGACGACGCAGGTACGACAGGGATGGTGGCGGGATCTTTCGATGCCGGCGATCGTTGCTGGCTTCATCACCGTGCTGGTCGGCTTTGCCAGCTCAGCGCTGATCGTCTTCCAGGCCGCGCAGGCGGTCGGTGCCGACCAGGCGCAGATCGCATCGTGGATGTGGGCGCTGGGACTGGGCATGGGCGTGACCTGCATTGGTCTGTCGCTGCGCTACCGCGTGCCTGTGGTGACGGCGTGGTCGACACCCGGTGCGGCGATGCTGGTGGTCGGCGCCGGCGGAGCCTCGCTGTCGGACGCCACCGGCGCGTTCCTGCTGGCAGCGGTGCTGGGCATGCTGGCCGGTTTTTCCGGCGTGTTCGCACGGCTGATGCAGCGGGTTCCGATGGCGCTGGCGGCCGGCATGCTGGCTGGCGTCCTGCTGCGCTTCGGGCTGGACGTGTTCGTGGCGATGGGCACCCAGCGCGGGCTGGCGCTGGCGATGTTCGGCACCTGGCTGCTGGGCCGTCGCCTGTTCCCGCGCTACGCCGTGATCGCCACCCTGCTGGCAGGCATCGCCATCGCCGCGAGCCTGGGCATGCTGCAGGCCCAGCAGGTGCACCTGCAGCTGGCGGTCCCGCACTGGGTCACACCCACCCTGTCCTGGACGGCCGTGGTCGGCGTCGCCCTGCCCCTGTTCGTGGTCACCATGGCGTCGCAGAACATTCCCGGCGTCGCGGTGATGCGCGCCTCCGGTTACGACGCACCGGTGTCGCCGGTGATCGGCTGGATCGGCGTGGTCAACACCGTACTGGCCCCGTTTGGCGCCTATGCGCTGAACCTGGCGGCAATCACCGCCGCCATCTGCATGGGCCGCGACGCGCATGAGAACCCGGCACGGCGCTATACGGCGGCGATGGCGGCGGGCGCCTTCTACATCGTGATCGGTCTGTTCGGTGCCACGGTGGCAGCCCTGTTCGCCGCCTTTCCCACGGAGCTGGTGGCGTGCGTGGCCGGCATCGCCCTGTTCGGCACCATCGGCAACAGCCTGGCCAGTGCGCTGGCGGTGGAACGCGACCGCGAGGCCGCGCTGGTCACCTTCCTGGTGACCGCCTCGGGCATGTCGCTGGGCGGGATCGGCTCGGCGTTCTGGGGACTGGTGGCCGGCAGCCTGTGCCTGCTGGTGCTGCGCCCACGCGCGCCGGCTCAGAGATAG
- a CDS encoding DUF2628 domain-containing protein, giving the protein MSALDPQTPPGSDNPYLAPSAEADEAATPEEADYLTLVVGPRAATYRRFWHVDSAVPKPPRRWNWPAFLFGTLWMVHRRMYLAAVGFYLVTTLLPILMLLADASVAQIAYALLPPRIALAIFANSLYLRHCSRLLAQVQATYAGQPNRIRAELLRRGGTKASAVVVCLGLIYMFRFITQGMMQPYL; this is encoded by the coding sequence ATGAGCGCCCTCGATCCGCAGACGCCGCCCGGCAGCGACAATCCCTACCTGGCCCCCAGCGCCGAAGCCGACGAAGCTGCCACGCCGGAGGAGGCCGACTACCTGACCCTGGTCGTCGGCCCCAGGGCTGCCACGTACCGGCGTTTCTGGCATGTGGACAGTGCGGTGCCGAAGCCACCGCGTCGCTGGAACTGGCCTGCGTTCCTGTTCGGCACCCTGTGGATGGTCCACCGGCGGATGTACCTGGCGGCCGTGGGCTTCTATCTGGTGACCACGCTGCTGCCCATCCTGATGCTGCTGGCCGATGCCAGCGTGGCGCAGATCGCCTACGCCCTGCTGCCACCGCGCATCGCGCTGGCGATCTTCGCCAACAGCCTGTACCTGCGTCATTGCAGCCGCCTGCTGGCCCAGGTGCAGGCCACGTATGCGGGGCAACCGAACCGGATCCGCGCCGAGCTGCTGCGTCGTGGTGGTACCAAGGCATCGGCGGTGGTGGTCTGCCTCGGCCTGATCTATATGTTCCGGTTCATTACCCAGGGCATGATGCAGCCCTATCTCTGA
- a CDS encoding lytic murein transglycosylase: MPILTTLGLAAALAVPVAAPATSAPADPAFASCMARLQSSAATQGITAERFSAITAGLQPDPSVLPLLDAQPEFTTPIWDYLAALVDRQRVEDGRVQLQQHRELLQRVSAQYGVDMATIVAVWGVESDYGRVFGKRPLLQSLATLSCAGRRQPFFRGELLALVKLIDQGDLQAQGLTGSWAGAFGHTQFMPSTYARIAVDGDGDGRRDLVGSIPDALASTANYLKRAGWRTGEPWGMEVRIPAGFNASQAGRTQRRGLADWRALGVTALDGSTLAPAGVSADARAALLLPAGSKGPALLVFRNYDAIYSYNAAESYALAIATLADRLRGGNGLATAWPTDDPGLGRDERRQLQTLLLARGHDIGSADGMIGTASRRAIQQEQRRLGWANADGRAGQRILRALQAGAQAPTTAVPTRFSLPPAYSAAQSPAVRSRSNVQQIQGVSSGQFQGLDAWLVETPDATAAISVFGGQLLSFVPKGQPDVMWLSPKRAALPTPIRGGSPVCWPYFGRQGQGNDVPAHGFVRTLPWELQQARRLDDGSIELTMAPPALENLGLRLSMVVRVGRELRQQLVTENTGKMPASITQALHNYFRVGDAGRVEVDGVDGLDYLDKFEDYAQPRRQQGPWSLRDPRDPGRSDRIYTNAGGRYVLRDPVLKRRIEIRTEGSRSLVAWNPGAEGAAKMADVGEGWRDYVCLEAANAGPDVVTIAPGGRHVLLQILSSAPL; this comes from the coding sequence ATGCCCATTCTGACCACGCTCGGCCTGGCCGCCGCGCTTGCCGTGCCGGTGGCCGCGCCCGCGACGTCGGCGCCGGCCGATCCTGCCTTCGCCAGCTGCATGGCCCGGCTGCAGTCCAGCGCTGCGACCCAGGGCATCACCGCTGAGCGTTTCAGTGCGATCACCGCCGGCCTGCAGCCCGATCCCAGCGTGTTGCCGCTGCTGGATGCGCAGCCGGAGTTCACCACCCCGATCTGGGATTACCTGGCCGCACTGGTCGATCGCCAACGCGTGGAAGACGGCCGCGTCCAGCTGCAGCAGCATCGTGAGCTGCTGCAGCGCGTATCGGCGCAGTACGGCGTTGACATGGCCACCATCGTCGCGGTCTGGGGCGTGGAGAGCGATTACGGCCGGGTATTCGGCAAGCGTCCGCTGCTGCAGTCGCTGGCCACGCTTTCCTGTGCCGGTCGTCGGCAACCGTTCTTCCGTGGCGAGCTGCTGGCGCTGGTCAAGCTGATCGACCAGGGAGACCTGCAGGCGCAGGGCCTGACCGGCTCCTGGGCCGGTGCATTCGGCCACACCCAGTTCATGCCCAGCACCTACGCGCGCATCGCCGTCGATGGCGATGGCGATGGCCGCCGTGATCTGGTCGGCAGCATTCCCGATGCGCTGGCCTCCACCGCCAACTACCTCAAGCGCGCCGGCTGGCGGACCGGCGAACCGTGGGGCATGGAAGTGCGTATTCCGGCCGGCTTCAACGCCAGCCAGGCCGGGCGGACCCAGCGCCGTGGCCTCGCCGACTGGCGGGCGCTGGGTGTTACCGCGCTCGATGGCAGCACGCTGGCGCCTGCCGGTGTTTCCGCCGACGCGCGCGCCGCGCTGCTGCTGCCTGCCGGCAGCAAGGGTCCGGCGCTGCTGGTGTTCCGCAACTACGATGCGATCTACAGCTACAACGCCGCCGAGAGTTACGCCCTGGCCATCGCCACCCTGGCCGACCGCCTGCGTGGCGGCAACGGGCTGGCCACGGCCTGGCCGACCGATGATCCCGGGCTTGGCCGCGACGAACGCCGCCAGCTGCAGACCCTGCTGCTGGCGCGCGGGCACGACATCGGCAGCGCCGATGGCATGATCGGTACGGCCAGCCGTCGCGCGATCCAGCAGGAACAGCGCCGGCTGGGCTGGGCCAACGCCGATGGTCGCGCCGGCCAGCGTATCCTGCGCGCGCTGCAGGCGGGCGCGCAGGCGCCGACGACCGCGGTCCCCACCCGTTTCAGCCTTCCCCCCGCTTACAGTGCCGCGCAGTCGCCGGCCGTCCGGAGTCGATCCAACGTGCAACAGATCCAGGGTGTCAGCAGCGGTCAGTTCCAGGGGCTCGATGCCTGGCTGGTGGAAACCCCCGACGCCACCGCTGCCATCAGCGTGTTTGGTGGCCAGCTGCTCTCGTTCGTGCCCAAGGGCCAGCCCGATGTGATGTGGCTGTCGCCCAAGCGCGCCGCACTGCCCACGCCGATCCGCGGCGGCAGCCCGGTGTGCTGGCCGTACTTCGGCCGCCAGGGGCAGGGCAATGACGTACCGGCCCATGGCTTCGTGCGCACCCTGCCGTGGGAACTGCAGCAGGCACGCCGCCTCGACGACGGCAGCATCGAGCTGACGATGGCGCCGCCGGCACTGGAAAACCTCGGCCTGCGCCTGAGCATGGTCGTCCGTGTCGGTCGTGAGCTGCGCCAGCAGCTGGTCACCGAAAACACCGGCAAGATGCCGGCCAGCATCACCCAGGCCCTGCACAACTACTTCCGGGTCGGCGATGCAGGCAGGGTCGAGGTCGACGGCGTTGACGGCCTGGACTACCTCGACAAGTTCGAGGACTACGCCCAGCCGCGCCGCCAGCAGGGCCCGTGGTCACTGCGCGATCCGCGCGACCCAGGCCGCAGTGACCGCATCTACACCAACGCCGGCGGTCGCTATGTGCTGCGTGATCCGGTGCTCAAGCGTCGTATCGAGATCCGCACCGAAGGCAGCCGCTCACTGGTGGCATGGAATCCCGGTGCCGAAGGGGCCGCGAAGATGGCCGATGTCGGTGAGGGCTGGCGCGACTACGTCTGCCTGGAAGCCGCCAACGCCGGGCCGGATGTGGTCACCATCGCCCCGGGTGGGCGTCACGTACTGCTTCAGATCCTCTCCAGCGCGCCGCTATAG
- the egtD gene encoding L-histidine N(alpha)-methyltransferase, which produces MSTVQDALQALTDLTPGRQQILADAVAGLSHASRQLPSKYFYDARGSRLFEQITQTREYYPTRTELALLERVLPDIAQAVGPHVHVVELGSGSGRKTARLLAALRDPVAYTPIEISRAALLSSIDHLAPALPQVEMLPVCADFTRPVQVPVPARTAARRLLFFPGSTLGNFATPEAVELLRAMRQTMGADGLALVGIDLHKDPALIEAAYNDADGITAAFTLNLLARLNREVGSDFDLEGFRHQARYSTARLRIETDLVSQREQDVHLDGRTFHFSAGEPIRVEYSHKYTDASFDHLLQQAGLQVAAQWNAAHPAYGLRLLRPSAPPR; this is translated from the coding sequence ATGAGTACCGTACAGGACGCGCTGCAGGCGCTGACCGACCTCACCCCGGGCCGCCAGCAGATCCTGGCCGATGCTGTGGCCGGTCTCTCCCATGCGTCGCGCCAGCTGCCGTCCAAGTACTTCTACGACGCGCGCGGCTCACGCCTGTTCGAGCAGATCACCCAGACCCGCGAGTACTACCCCACGCGCACCGAACTGGCGTTGCTCGAACGGGTGCTGCCGGACATCGCGCAGGCGGTGGGGCCGCACGTGCACGTGGTCGAACTGGGTAGTGGCAGCGGCCGCAAGACCGCGCGGCTGCTGGCCGCCCTCCGCGACCCGGTGGCCTACACACCCATCGAGATCTCGCGCGCCGCGCTGCTGTCCAGCATCGACCACCTGGCACCGGCGCTGCCGCAGGTGGAAATGCTGCCGGTCTGTGCCGATTTCACCCGGCCGGTGCAGGTCCCGGTGCCGGCGCGCACTGCAGCACGGCGTCTGCTGTTCTTTCCCGGTTCCACCCTCGGCAACTTCGCCACGCCTGAGGCGGTCGAGCTGCTGCGGGCAATGCGCCAGACCATGGGCGCCGACGGCCTGGCCCTGGTGGGGATCGATCTGCACAAGGATCCGGCCCTGATCGAGGCGGCCTACAACGATGCCGACGGCATCACCGCTGCCTTCACCCTGAACCTGCTGGCCCGCCTCAACCGCGAGGTCGGCAGCGACTTCGACCTCGAAGGCTTCCGCCACCAGGCACGCTACAGCACGGCGCGGCTGCGCATCGAAACCGACCTGGTCAGTCAACGCGAACAGGATGTGCATCTGGATGGGCGTACCTTCCACTTCAGCGCCGGCGAGCCGATCCGTGTCGAGTACAGCCACAAGTACACCGACGCCAGCTTCGACCACCTGCTGCAGCAGGCGGGGCTGCAGGTCGCCGCGCAGTGGAATGCCGCCCACCCTGCCTATGGCCTGCGCCTGCTGCGCCCCAGCGCCCCGCCACGGTAG